TTTACACATTCTTCCATAGTCATTCTTCTCCATGGAGGTGTAAAGTCTATTTCTGTTCCTTGATAATCTATTTTCATGCTTCCAGTTGCAGCTTCAGCCATATGAGCTATTACATTTTCAGCTATTTCCATCATATCTGTATAATCTGCATATGCTTGGTATAATTCTATAGCAGTATACTCAGGGTTATGTTTAATTGACATACCTTCATTTCTAAACATTCTTCCCATTTCATACACCTTATCAAACCCACCAACTATAAGTCTCTTTAAGTATAATTCGTTAGCTATTCTTAAATACATTGGTATATCTAATGTGTTATGATGAGTTATAAATGGTCTAGCATTCGCTCCACCAGCTATAGTATTTAATATAGGAGTCTCAACTTCTAAGAATCCTCTTTCATCTAAATAAGATCTTAAAGCTTTCATAGCTTTAGTTCTTGTAACGAAAGCATCTTTAACTTCTGGGTTAACTATTAAATCAACATATCTTTGTCTGTATCTTAAATCTTGATCTTTTAATCCATGGTATTTTTCTGGAAGAACTTGAAGAGACTTAGTTAATAATTTTACATCATTAGCTTTTATAGATATCTCTTCTTTCTTAGTTTTAAATACTTCTCCTTCGATACCTATTATGTCACCTATATCATATGTAGAGAACACAGCATATTCTTCTTCACCTATTCTATCTAATCTTACATAACACTGTATTCTTCCTTCTTGATCTTGTATGTCTATAAATCCAGCTTTACCTTGTATTCTCTTACTCATTATACGTCCAGCTAGTTTAACAACCTTACCTTCAAAAGTTTCAAAGTCATTCTTTATATCTGTAGAACAGTTAGTTCTATCATATCTACTTATATGGAATGGATTTCTTCCCATCTCTTGTAATTTAGCTAATTTTTCTCTTCTTACTTTAAGCACTTCTGTAAGTTCTTCTTTAGCTTGATCATTAACGTTTTGTTGATCATTATTCATTTGTATACCTCCAGATTATCTTCTTATTTCTAATATCTCGAATTTAGCAATACCATCAGGAACTTGAACATCTACTACTTCTCCTTTAGCTCTACCTAAAAGAGCTTTTCCTACAGGTGATTCGTTAGATATTTTACCTTCATATGGATCAGCTTCTGCAGAACCAACTATTGTGTATTCTACTTCTTCTTCGAACTCCATATCATTAACTTTTACTATAGATCCTATAGTAACTATATTTGAATCTATTTTAGATTCATCTATTATAACTGCTTTTCTAAGCATATTTTCAAGCTTCATTATTCTTTCTTCAACTTGTGCTTGCTCATTTTTAGCTTCGTCGTATTCAGCATTCTCTGATATATCTCCGAAAGATATAGCTACCTTTATTCTCTCTGCAACTTCTCTTCTTCTTACTGATTTCAGATGCTCAACCTCATCTTCTAGTTTTTGATGTCCTTCTTGAGTTAATAATATTTCCTTATTATCTTCCATAACCCCTACAACTCCTTCTCTTTGATTTTTATTTAACATTAAACAAAATTAATTTTATATCTTATACTATTTATGCGCTATATTATAAATTACTATCATCCTTATGTCAAGGAGTGTGATAAGTAGTCACATAGCTTGTTTACTACTTCTTCATAGCTTTCTATTTTGTTAATTTCATCTCTTAATCTAGCTGAACCTCTAAGCCCTTTTAAGTACCATGCAATATGCTTTCTCATTTCTCTTACAGCTACATATTCTCCGTGTTCATCTATTGCTAATTTAAGATGTTTTAAAGCTGTATTTATTTTTTCTTCACCTGTAGGCTCCGGTAAAATTTCTCCTGTTTTCATATAATGGTTTATTCTTTTGAATATCCATGGGTTACCTTGAGCTCCCCTACCTATCATTATAGCATCACAATTAGTCTTATTTATCATATTTATAGCATCTTCAACTTCAAAAACGTCTCCATTACCTATTACAGGTATGTTTATACTTTCTTTTATTTTAGCTATTATATCCCAGTCTGCTTTTCCTGAGTAATACTGTTCTCTAGTTCTTCCATGTATAGCCAACGCACTTATCCCAGAAGCTTCTGCGATTTTAGCTATTTCAACTGCATTTATATTATTGTCATCCCAGCCTTTTCTAATCTTTAAAGTAACAGGTTTTTTAGAGTTCTTTACAACAGACTTTAAAACTTCTTCAGCTAACTTAGGATTTTTCATAAGAGCTGATCCATCTCCATTTTTTATAACCTTAGGAGCTGGACATCCCATGTTTATATCTAGTATTTCATTAGGGTATTCATTTAGTATTTCTGCTGCTCCTCCCATAAAAGCTGGATCCGAACCAAAAATTTGCACTGCTACCGGATGTTCTTCCTCTTCTATTTTAAGCATTTTTTTCGTGTTTTGATCATCATAACAAAGCGCTTTTGCATTTATCATCTCTGTGTATAACATTCCACAGTCTTGTTCTTTACATATAAGTCTAAAAGGTAAATCTGTTACTCCTGCCATAGGAGATAAAAATACTTTATTGTCTAACGTAACATTTCCTATTTTCATATACGGTCTCCTTTATTAATATATTTTATTATAAATATACCCAATTTATTTAATAATCTTATCATAAAAAAGGAACTGGATGTAAAATCCAATTCCCTGTTACTATTCTTTATTTTTATTGTAAATAATTTTTAATCCCTCTAGGGTTAAATTTTTATCTACACAATCTATACTATCAGTTTCTGATGCTATCAATGATGAAAGTCCTCCAGTAGCTATTACTTTTATATCGTCATTTCCTAATTCCTTTTTCATCATAGCTATAATCTTGTCTACTAATCCTACATATCCATATATTATCCCCGATTGCATAGCTGAAACTGTATTTTTACAAATTGTCATTCCAGGTTTTAACAGTTCAACTCTAGGAAGTTTTGATGCTCTTTGGAATAAAGCTTCACTTGATATCTTTATACCCGGCGCTATAGTTCCACCTAAGTATTCTCCCTTTTCTGATATTGCACAAAATGTTGTAGCTGTTCCAAAATCTATTATTATCATCGGTGATTTATATTTTTCTATAGCAGCCACAGCATTTACTATCCTATCCGCTCCTACTTGTTTAGGGTTATCATATTTAATATTTAATCCTGTTTTTATACCAGGTCCAACTATTAAAGGTTGTTTATTGAAATATTTCACACAGAAATTTTCAAGTGAATGCATAACATTAGGTACAACTGATGATATTATTATATCTTTTATTGAATTTTTGTCTACATTATCATATTGAAATAAATTATTTATTAACATCCCATATTCATCAGATGTTTTTGCTTTATCCGTACTAATTCTCCAATAATTTTTTAACTCTGTTCCCTCATATATACCTAAGACCATGTTTGTATTACCAACGTCAAATACTAAAAGCATCTACTCTAACCTTCTTTCTATTTTTTGCTTTTCTTTAGTATAGCTACAACTCCTGATACTACTAAAGCTCCAATTATAGCTTCGGGGATTCCATTAGTAGTAGCAATACCTAATATTACAGCTCCAGCCGTGGATGTGTCTCCTCCTATAGCTTCTACGTATCTTTGTGCATATAAGAAATATACCATTCCTAAAACACCAAATGTATTTATAAGAGAACCTATCAGTCCTGAAAAAGCACCTGCAACTGATGTTTTTTTCATTATTTTAAACACACCTTTATATACATAGAATGACACAATTCCCATTATAACTCTAGGTAGTATAGATATAAAAGGATTCATAAATACAAATGAAGTTGGTTTTGGCATTGTAATAGCTCTTATAAAGCTTGTAAATCCAAAAATCAATCCTATTATTCCACCTACCACAGGCCCTTCTATTATAGAACCTATTATTACAGGTATATGCATTATAGTTGCATCAATGGGTCCAATTGGTATAAATCCTAAAGGTGTCATTGATAGCATTATCGATATGGCAGATAACATACCTATTATCGCCATTTGTCTAACATTTATTTTCTTTCTTGTTTGAACCTGTGTTTTCATCATAAAATATACCTCCGTTCCAGCTCTTTATAGATGCCGGACTTTTTGTTTTTAACTAATCAATTATCTATACAATAAATCAGTCAGGCTCCTATTTTTTTATGGATGCCAGCTGCAACAAAACAATTTTATCAATATGAAATAACATTGTCAATAATTCTTATTTCAAATTAATTTCATTATACGATAGTATGTTATTAGTTTTTGAGGCATTTTTTATTGCGTTTATTACACTTTTTTCCACTACTTCACTTGCAATTGAACCTAATAATGTTATATCTGTTTCAACTTCGCCAGTTGCTAATGTAAATATAGTATCTCCATCATGAGGGGTATGTATAGGGAATATAGATTTAGCAAAACCATTATGAGCCATTTGTGATATTTTTTTACATTCAGCTTTTGATAATTTAGCATTTGTTATAACTGCACCTATAGTAGTATTGTCTATATTAAAACCACCTTTATTAACACCTTTCTTCATTAAATCATAAGTATTTAAAAAATCAGTTTTATCATCATTTAAAACACCAGCTATAACTTGTCCATTTTCATATACATCACCAAATGCATTCACAGCTATAATCGCAGAAACCACCAATCCATTGTCTAATTTAATTGAATAACTTCCTATACCTCCCTTTGTACAAAACTCACTTCCTCTTATCTTTCCAACTGTAGCTCCACATCCAGCACCATAATTTCCTTGCTTAAGTTCAATATTATTAGCTACTTGGCAAGCTTTATATCCCATTTCTATATTTGGTCTACATTTAGGATCGCCTACTCCTAAATCAAATAAAACCGCACCAGTAACTATAGGAACTTTTGCTACTTCAACATCAAACCCTATTCCTTTTTCTTCTAGATATCTACTAACCCCACATGTAGATTCCAGTCCAAATGCAGAACCTCCTGATAACACAATAGCATGGACTTTCTGAACCATATTTATAGGATCTAATAAATCAGTTTCTCTAGTTCCTGGAGCTGAACCTCTAACATCAACTCCACAAACCCCTCCATCTTCACATATAATAACGGTGCACCCTGTTAATCCTTCTTTATCCTCTACCTGTCCAACTTTTATACCTTTTACGTCTAAAATATTATTAAACATACCCATGTTCTCCTCTTATAGAAACTTCTCCAGATATAATTTCTTTTAATTTTCCATTTTTATCTTTAACTACTAAGTCTCCATTTTCATTTATATCTATACAAGTAACCTGTTCTTTAACATTATTTTTTATGGTATATATTTCTTTACCTATAATCGCAGAACAATTTTTGCATACATCTAGAGTAGAACTTTTATCATTTTCATTTATATACGAATTATACTTTAATTCAAATTCACTAAGTATATTTCTAACAATATCAACTCTTGATATTTCATATCCTTCTCTTTGTATTGATGTTGCAATATTCCCTATCTCTTCAGGAAAATTAATAGTTTTTACATTTATTCCAATACCTACCACAATATAATTAACTCTCTCAATCTCCGCTGAAAGCTCTGTTAGTATCCCACAAGTTTTCTTTCCATTTAATATAATATCATTAGGCCATTTTATAGTAGCGTCTACACCTAAGTTTCTTAGTGC
The nucleotide sequence above comes from Paraclostridium bifermentans. Encoded proteins:
- the lysS gene encoding lysine--tRNA ligase, whose translation is MNNDQQNVNDQAKEELTEVLKVRREKLAKLQEMGRNPFHISRYDRTNCSTDIKNDFETFEGKVVKLAGRIMSKRIQGKAGFIDIQDQEGRIQCYVRLDRIGEEEYAVFSTYDIGDIIGIEGEVFKTKKEEISIKANDVKLLTKSLQVLPEKYHGLKDQDLRYRQRYVDLIVNPEVKDAFVTRTKAMKALRSYLDERGFLEVETPILNTIAGGANARPFITHHNTLDIPMYLRIANELYLKRLIVGGFDKVYEMGRMFRNEGMSIKHNPEYTAIELYQAYADYTDMMEIAENVIAHMAEAATGSMKIDYQGTEIDFTPPWRRMTMEECVKEYAGVDFATIDTDEEALEVAKEKGIEITPGMRRGEVINALFEEFGEDKLIQPTFITHHPVEVSPLAKRNVEDPRRTDRFEAFANKWELANAFSELNDPIDQKGRFMDQLRKKELGDDEACDMDEDFVNALEVGLPPTGGLGIGIDRVIMLLTNAPSIRDVILFPTMKPIKENSADEIEE
- the greA gene encoding transcription elongation factor GreA; this translates as MEDNKEILLTQEGHQKLEDEVEHLKSVRRREVAERIKVAISFGDISENAEYDEAKNEQAQVEERIMKLENMLRKAVIIDESKIDSNIVTIGSIVKVNDMEFEEEVEYTIVGSAEADPYEGKISNESPVGKALLGRAKGEVVDVQVPDGIAKFEILEIRR
- the dusB gene encoding tRNA dihydrouridine synthase DusB, translated to MKIGNVTLDNKVFLSPMAGVTDLPFRLICKEQDCGMLYTEMINAKALCYDDQNTKKMLKIEEEEHPVAVQIFGSDPAFMGGAAEILNEYPNEILDINMGCPAPKVIKNGDGSALMKNPKLAEEVLKSVVKNSKKPVTLKIRKGWDDNNINAVEIAKIAEASGISALAIHGRTREQYYSGKADWDIIAKIKESINIPVIGNGDVFEVEDAINMINKTNCDAIMIGRGAQGNPWIFKRINHYMKTGEILPEPTGEEKINTALKHLKLAIDEHGEYVAVREMRKHIAWYLKGLRGSARLRDEINKIESYEEVVNKLCDYLSHSLT
- a CDS encoding type III pantothenate kinase translates to MLLVFDVGNTNMVLGIYEGTELKNYWRISTDKAKTSDEYGMLINNLFQYDNVDKNSIKDIIISSVVPNVMHSLENFCVKYFNKQPLIVGPGIKTGLNIKYDNPKQVGADRIVNAVAAIEKYKSPMIIIDFGTATTFCAISEKGEYLGGTIAPGIKISSEALFQRASKLPRVELLKPGMTICKNTVSAMQSGIIYGYVGLVDKIIAMMKKELGNDDIKVIATGGLSSLIASETDSIDCVDKNLTLEGLKIIYNKNKE
- a CDS encoding ECF transporter S component — encoded protein: MMKTQVQTRKKINVRQMAIIGMLSAISIMLSMTPLGFIPIGPIDATIMHIPVIIGSIIEGPVVGGIIGLIFGFTSFIRAITMPKPTSFVFMNPFISILPRVIMGIVSFYVYKGVFKIMKKTSVAGAFSGLIGSLINTFGVLGMVYFLYAQRYVEAIGGDTSTAGAVILGIATTNGIPEAIIGALVVSGVVAILKKSKK
- a CDS encoding P1 family peptidase gives rise to the protein MFNNILDVKGIKVGQVEDKEGLTGCTVIICEDGGVCGVDVRGSAPGTRETDLLDPINMVQKVHAIVLSGGSAFGLESTCGVSRYLEEKGIGFDVEVAKVPIVTGAVLFDLGVGDPKCRPNIEMGYKACQVANNIELKQGNYGAGCGATVGKIRGSEFCTKGGIGSYSIKLDNGLVVSAIIAVNAFGDVYENGQVIAGVLNDDKTDFLNTYDLMKKGVNKGGFNIDNTTIGAVITNAKLSKAECKKISQMAHNGFAKSIFPIHTPHDGDTIFTLATGEVETDITLLGSIASEVVEKSVINAIKNASKTNNILSYNEINLK
- a CDS encoding biotin--[acetyl-CoA-carboxylase] ligase: MREKIVNLLLNSDLEFISGEEISKQLGISRTAVWKHINVLKEQGYEIESVNKKGYRLKESPNDILSKENILHNLKTKFIGKEIIHFDSIDSTNNYAKSIANEAIDGTVILSEEQVSGRGRLGKCWHSEKHEGIWMSIILKPNILPMDAPFITLVAGASIVKALRNLGVDATIKWPNDIILNGKKTCGILTELSAEIERVNYIVVGIGINVKTINFPEEIGNIATSIQREGYEISRVDIVRNILSEFELKYNSYINENDKSSTLDVCKNCSAIIGKEIYTIKNNVKEQVTCIDINENGDLVVKDKNGKLKEIISGEVSIRGEHGYV